The Mycetohabitans endofungorum genome contains a region encoding:
- a CDS encoding MdtB/MuxB family multidrug efflux RND transporter permease subunit has protein sequence MNPSRLFILRPVGTALLMAAIMLVGLVSLRFLPLSALPEVDYPTIQVQTFYPGASPEVMTSSVTAPLERQFGQMPGLNQMSSQSSAGASVITLQFSLDLPLDIAEQEVQAAINAAGNLLPSDLPAPPIYAKVNPADAPILTLAITSETLPLTDVQDLVDTRLAQKISQVGGVGLVSLSGGQRPAIRIQANPRALAAYGLNLDDLRTTISNLNVNTPKGNFDGPTRAYTINANDQLTDANAYHSAVIAYKNGRPVRLTDVAQIVSGPENTKLGAWVDTEPAIILNVQRQPGANVIQVVDNIKALLPQLQQSLPASVETRVLTDRTTTIRASVRDVQFELAAAVVLVVLVIYLFLGSWQATVIPSLSVPLSLIGTLAVMYLYGFSLNNLSLMALTIATGFVVDDAIVMIENIARYVEDGDTPLQAALKGSKQIGFTIISLTVSLIAVLIPLLFMSDVVGRLFHEFAITLAVTIVFSAVVSLTLVPMMCAKLLRHSPPKESGRFEARARAFFDAVIAAYGKMLSRVLEHQPLTLLVALLTLVLTIVLYIVTPKGFFPTQDTGIIQGITQASQSVSYAAMAEHQQALATEILKDPDVQSLSSFIGVDGTNITLNSGRLLINLKPFDERSRDAQQIIRSLQQRVAQVPSISLYMQPVQDLTIDSTVSATQYQFMLTDANAQAFADWVPKLVARLKQAPELVDVTSDLQQNGLSTYIEIDRSTAARFGITPATVNNALYDAFGQRIISTIFTQSNQYRVILEADPKLHESPADALGAIYLPSATAAGAQVPLSSIATFHQQNAPLLISHLGQFPSTTISFNLAPGESLGAAVKAIEQAKDDIGLPPSFQIRYQGAALAFQASLSNQVFLILAAIVTMYIVLGVLYESFVHPITILSTLPSAGVGALLALIITGHDLDIIGIIGIVLLIGIVKKNAIMMIDFALEAQREQGKSPRDAIYQACLLRLRPILMTTMAALLGALPLMLGTGSGHELRHPLGIAIAGGLVVSQLLTLFTTPVIYLGFDRLASALRERLSHDASGEGSRQ, from the coding sequence ATGAATCCATCTCGCCTCTTTATTCTCCGCCCAGTCGGCACAGCACTGCTGATGGCCGCCATCATGTTGGTCGGCCTCGTGTCGCTGCGGTTTCTGCCGCTATCCGCGCTGCCGGAAGTCGACTATCCAACGATTCAAGTGCAGACCTTCTATCCGGGTGCCAGCCCCGAGGTGATGACCTCGTCGGTGACCGCGCCGCTGGAGCGCCAGTTCGGTCAGATGCCGGGGCTAAACCAGATGTCGTCGCAAAGCTCGGCGGGCGCATCGGTGATCACACTGCAGTTTTCGCTGGACTTGCCGTTGGACATCGCGGAGCAGGAAGTGCAAGCGGCCATCAACGCAGCAGGCAACCTGCTGCCGTCCGACCTGCCAGCGCCGCCGATCTACGCCAAGGTCAATCCAGCCGACGCCCCCATTCTCACGCTGGCGATCACCTCCGAGACGCTACCGTTGACCGACGTGCAGGACCTGGTCGATACCCGGCTCGCGCAGAAAATCTCGCAAGTGGGCGGCGTGGGGCTGGTGAGCCTGAGCGGTGGGCAGCGGCCCGCGATCCGCATCCAAGCCAATCCGCGCGCACTCGCAGCGTACGGCCTGAATCTGGACGATCTGCGCACCACGATTTCGAACCTGAACGTCAACACGCCAAAAGGCAATTTTGATGGTCCGACGCGGGCATACACAATTAATGCGAACGACCAATTGACCGATGCCAATGCGTATCACAGTGCGGTAATCGCCTACAAGAACGGCCGCCCGGTGAGGCTAACCGACGTCGCACAGATCGTCTCCGGCCCGGAAAACACGAAACTGGGCGCGTGGGTCGATACCGAACCGGCGATCATCCTCAATGTGCAGCGGCAGCCGGGCGCCAACGTCATCCAGGTGGTTGACAACATCAAGGCGCTGCTGCCGCAGTTGCAGCAAAGCCTGCCCGCTTCGGTCGAGACCCGCGTGTTGACCGATCGCACCACGACGATCCGCGCGTCGGTGCGCGACGTGCAGTTCGAGCTGGCAGCGGCGGTCGTGCTGGTGGTGCTGGTGATATACCTATTCCTCGGCAGTTGGCAGGCGACCGTGATTCCCAGCCTGTCCGTGCCGCTGTCGCTGATTGGCACGCTGGCGGTGATGTACCTGTACGGATTTTCGCTAAACAATCTGTCCTTGATGGCGCTGACCATCGCCACCGGCTTCGTCGTCGACGACGCGATCGTGATGATCGAGAACATTGCGCGCTATGTCGAGGACGGCGACACGCCGTTGCAAGCCGCGCTCAAGGGCTCCAAGCAAATCGGTTTCACCATCATCTCGCTGACTGTGTCGTTGATCGCGGTGCTGATCCCGCTGCTGTTCATGAGTGACGTCGTCGGCCGGCTGTTCCACGAGTTTGCGATCACACTTGCCGTGACGATCGTGTTCTCGGCGGTGGTATCGCTCACGCTCGTGCCGATGATGTGCGCCAAGCTGCTCCGACACAGTCCGCCGAAGGAAAGCGGCCGCTTCGAGGCCAGGGCCCGTGCGTTCTTCGACGCGGTGATCGCCGCCTACGGAAAAATGCTCTCGCGGGTGCTCGAGCACCAGCCGCTCACGCTGCTCGTCGCGCTGCTCACGCTAGTGCTCACGATTGTGCTTTACATCGTGACGCCGAAGGGCTTTTTCCCGACGCAGGACACCGGCATCATCCAGGGCATCACACAGGCCTCGCAAAGTGTGTCGTACGCGGCCATGGCCGAGCACCAGCAAGCGCTCGCTACCGAAATCCTGAAGGACCCGGACGTCCAGAGCCTGTCGTCGTTCATCGGCGTGGACGGCACCAATATCACGCTAAATAGCGGCCGTCTGTTGATCAATTTGAAGCCGTTCGACGAACGCAGCCGCGACGCGCAGCAGATCATCCGCTCATTGCAGCAGCGCGTCGCGCAGGTACCCAGCATCTCGCTGTACATGCAGCCGGTGCAGGACCTGACGATTGACTCGACGGTCAGCGCGACGCAATACCAATTCATGCTGACCGACGCGAATGCTCAAGCGTTCGCCGACTGGGTGCCGAAGCTCGTCGCGCGGCTCAAGCAGGCGCCGGAGTTGGTCGATGTCACCAGCGACTTACAGCAAAATGGGCTCTCGACGTATATCGAGATCGATCGCAGTACCGCCGCCCGCTTCGGCATCACGCCGGCGACGGTCAACAACGCGCTGTATGACGCGTTTGGGCAGCGCATCATCTCGACCATCTTCACCCAATCGAACCAGTATCGCGTGATCCTGGAAGCAGACCCGAAGTTGCACGAGTCCCCGGCGGACGCGCTGGGCGCGATCTATTTGCCGTCGGCCACCGCGGCTGGCGCCCAGGTCCCGCTGTCGTCCATCGCGACCTTCCATCAGCAAAACGCGCCGCTGCTGATCTCGCACTTGGGCCAGTTCCCGTCCACCACCATCTCGTTCAACCTCGCGCCAGGCGAATCGCTCGGCGCGGCGGTGAAGGCCATCGAACAAGCGAAGGACGACATCGGCCTGCCGCCCTCATTCCAGATCCGCTACCAGGGCGCGGCACTGGCGTTCCAAGCATCGCTGTCCAACCAGGTATTCCTGATCCTGGCCGCGATCGTCACGATGTACATCGTCCTTGGCGTGCTATATGAGAGCTTTGTTCATCCGATCACGATCTTATCGACGCTGCCTTCCGCTGGCGTCGGCGCACTGCTCGCATTGATCATCACCGGACATGACCTGGATATCATCGGCATCATCGGCATTGTGCTGCTCATCGGCATCGTCAAGAAGAACGCGATTATGATGATTGACTTCGCGCTCGAAGCGCAGCGGGAGCAAGGCAAGTCCCCTCGCGACGCGATCTACCAGGCCTGCCTGCTGCGCTTGCGGCCGATCCTGATGACAACGATGGCGGCGCTGCTCGGTGCGTTGCCGCTGATGCTGGGCACGGGCTCCGGTCACGAACTGCGCCATCCGCTAGGCATCGCGATCGCCGGTGGACTAGTCGTCAGCCAGCTGCTGACGCTGTTCACGACGCCGGTGATTTACCTTGGCTTCGACCGGCTCGCTTCGGCGCTGCGCGAACGCTTGTCGCACGATGCCAGCGGCGAAGGCAGCAGACAATGA
- a CDS encoding sulfurtransferase: protein MTSQDAIYAAAEQRRTQHQLQYAGALAPGEAFELLALEPGARLIDIRTRAELDWVGRPVVGNGQYIHIEWTRYPGGVPNTEFVEQLSQVAMPHTPILLLCRSAARSKLAAVAAANAGFMRAYDILEGFEGDKDAQGHRKTVGGWCFRGLPWVGA, encoded by the coding sequence ATGACTTCCCAGGACGCAATTTACGCAGCAGCCGAGCAGCGTCGCACGCAACACCAGTTGCAGTATGCCGGCGCGCTGGCGCCAGGTGAGGCATTCGAGCTGTTAGCGCTGGAGCCGGGGGCCCGGTTGATTGACATACGCACTCGCGCGGAACTGGACTGGGTCGGCCGCCCGGTCGTCGGGAACGGCCAGTACATACACATCGAGTGGACGCGATACCCAGGCGGCGTCCCCAACACCGAGTTCGTCGAGCAGCTGTCCCAAGTCGCGATGCCGCACACGCCGATCCTGCTGCTGTGCCGCAGCGCCGCGCGCTCGAAGCTGGCTGCAGTGGCAGCGGCGAACGCAGGCTTCATGCGCGCCTACGATATTCTGGAAGGTTTTGAGGGCGACAAAGACGCTCAAGGACACCGCAAGACGGTCGGCGGCTGGTGTTTCCGCGGCTTGCCCTGGGTGGGCGCCTAG
- a CDS encoding MdtA/MuxA family multidrug efflux RND transporter periplasmic adaptor subunit — translation MQKDEQQQARSSDAPRAVARRTRTRALQLATGLVAVVVVLLWWHPWQRDAMRGTPGAHASGAATGSAGRPPGAQRGGGAFANMPQPVKVATVIHGQMPIVINALGTVTPLATVTVRTQLNGTLMSVNFQEGQLVKRGDVLAQIDPRPYEISLRNAEGQLAKDQALLRQAVSDLNAYQALLKQDSISRQQVNTQASLVEQYRGQVKSDQATIDTYKLDLTYARITAPVTGRVGLRQVDPGNYVTTSDTNGIVVITQMQPMSVVFTTSEDNLQAILKQWTAGAKMSATVYDRTNSRPLETGELHTIDNQIDTTTGTVKLRAVFQNARQALFPNQFVNVRLLVDTIRNATLVPTSAVLNGSMGTFVYVVKADNTVTVRPVKTGAVDGERTSIVSGLAVGERVVIEGSDRLREGAKITIPAATASGSSAASAAHGHTR, via the coding sequence ATGCAGAAAGACGAACAACAACAAGCTCGATCATCCGATGCGCCGCGCGCCGTGGCGCGCCGCACCCGCACGCGCGCGTTGCAGCTGGCTACGGGGCTCGTCGCGGTCGTCGTCGTGCTGCTTTGGTGGCATCCGTGGCAACGTGATGCCATGCGCGGCACGCCAGGCGCCCACGCCAGCGGCGCAGCCACGGGCAGTGCCGGCAGGCCGCCTGGCGCGCAGCGCGGCGGCGGCGCGTTCGCGAACATGCCACAGCCGGTCAAAGTCGCGACCGTGATCCATGGCCAGATGCCGATCGTGATCAATGCGCTGGGCACCGTGACACCGCTCGCGACGGTGACCGTGCGCACGCAGTTGAACGGCACGCTGATGTCGGTTAATTTCCAGGAAGGCCAACTCGTCAAGCGCGGCGATGTACTAGCACAAATCGATCCACGCCCCTACGAGATTTCACTGCGCAACGCCGAAGGGCAACTGGCGAAAGACCAGGCGCTGCTACGACAGGCGGTGTCGGACCTGAACGCGTACCAGGCGTTGCTCAAGCAGGATTCGATCTCGCGCCAGCAGGTCAACACGCAGGCCTCGCTCGTCGAGCAGTACCGCGGCCAAGTGAAGTCGGACCAGGCGACGATCGATACGTACAAGCTGGACCTGACCTACGCGCGGATTACCGCACCGGTGACAGGCCGAGTAGGACTGCGTCAGGTGGATCCGGGCAACTACGTGACCACCAGCGATACAAACGGCATTGTCGTGATCACGCAGATGCAGCCCATGAGCGTCGTGTTCACCACGTCCGAGGACAACCTACAAGCCATTCTTAAGCAATGGACCGCGGGTGCCAAGATGTCCGCGACCGTCTACGACCGCACCAACAGCCGGCCGTTGGAAACCGGCGAGTTGCACACCATCGACAACCAGATCGATACGACCACCGGCACCGTGAAACTGCGCGCGGTATTCCAGAACGCGAGGCAGGCATTGTTCCCGAATCAGTTCGTCAACGTGCGGCTACTCGTCGACACGATCCGCAACGCGACCCTCGTACCGACTTCCGCGGTACTCAATGGCTCGATGGGAACATTTGTCTACGTGGTCAAAGCCGACAACACCGTCACCGTGCGCCCAGTGAAAACGGGTGCGGTCGATGGCGAGCGCACCAGCATCGTCTCCGGCCTGGCGGTGGGAGAGCGTGTCGTCATCGAGGGCTCAGACCGGTTACGGGAAGGCGCCAAAATCACGATTCCGGCCGCGACCGCCAGTGGCAGCTCGGCCGCGTCGGCCGCGCACGGCCACACGCGCTAA
- a CDS encoding efflux RND transporter permease subunit yields MNLSRPFIARPVATTLLAVGIALAGLFAFVKLPVSPLPQVDFPTISVLATLPGASPETVATSVASPLERHLGAIADVTEMTSMSGIGNTRIVLQFGLNRDIDGAARDVQAAINAARADLPANLRQNPTYHKVNPADAPILVLALTSKTMTAGQMYDAASTVLQQALSQIDGVGEVNVSGAANPAVRVEVNPTVLFHYGIGLENIRAALASANANSPKGAIEAGHRHLQLYTNDQARRADQYRDLVIAYRNGSAVRLSDVAQVVDSVEDLRTMGMMNGERAVLVILYRQPGANIIETVDRVKARLPQLRAALPAAIDVTPTADRTMTIRASLRDTERTLLIAVILVVMVVFLFLRNWRATLIPSVAVPVSIIGTFAGMYLLDYSIDNLSLMALTIATGFVVDDAIVVLENVSRHIEAGMPRMRAAIVGAREVGFTVLSISVSLVAVFLPILLMGGIVGRLFREFAVTLSLAIFVSLLVSLTLTPMMCSKLLAPTTRPRGEGRLARWLEAGFARLQRGYECSLGWALDHALLVLAVLVATIGLNVYLYTIVPKGFFPQQDTGRLVGGIQADQSTSFQSMQVKFSQMMDIVKRNPAVDSTVGFTGGRQTNAGFMFISLKPLAERGVSADQVIEQLRAPLAEVAGARTFLQAVQDIHVGGRQSNAQYQFTLLGDSTAELYKWAAILTEALQKRPELADVNSNQQQGGLEANVIIDRPSAARYGITPSQIDNTLYDAFGQRQVSTIYNALNQYHVVMEVAPRYWQSPEILKDIFISQSAGSASGTASTNATAGTVTSALDATKTAGTTAANAASRAASVALDSARNQAINSIASSGKSSSSSGAAVSTAKETMIPLSAIARFGPGNTPLAVSHQNQFVATTISFNLPVGKSLSDATAAIYQTMADIGMPGTLHGSFSGTAQAFQQALSNQLLLILAALAAVYIVLGILYESYIHPLTILSTLPSAGVGALLALLLFDTEFSLIALIGVILLIGIVKKNAIMMVDFAIDAARTGLGSREAIRQACLLRFRPIMMTTCAALLGALPLAFGHGEGHEMRAPLGISIVGGLIVSQLLTLYTTPVVYLYMDRLRTWWAARHGGEHVPPHHAFGKGE; encoded by the coding sequence ATGAACCTTTCCCGCCCTTTCATCGCGCGCCCCGTCGCCACCACGTTGCTGGCCGTCGGCATCGCACTGGCCGGGCTGTTCGCTTTCGTGAAGCTGCCGGTGTCGCCATTGCCGCAGGTGGACTTTCCGACTATCTCGGTGCTGGCAACGCTGCCTGGCGCCAGCCCGGAGACCGTCGCCACCAGCGTGGCCAGCCCGCTCGAGCGACACCTGGGCGCCATTGCGGACGTCACCGAGATGACGTCGATGAGCGGCATCGGCAATACGCGGATCGTGCTGCAATTTGGGTTGAACCGCGACATTGACGGGGCGGCTCGCGACGTGCAGGCCGCGATCAACGCCGCGCGGGCGGACTTGCCGGCCAACCTGCGACAAAATCCAACCTACCACAAGGTCAACCCGGCCGACGCGCCGATCCTCGTCCTCGCGCTGACGTCGAAAACGATGACGGCCGGACAGATGTATGACGCGGCATCGACCGTGCTGCAACAGGCGCTGTCGCAAATCGACGGAGTCGGCGAAGTCAACGTCAGTGGCGCGGCCAATCCGGCCGTGCGCGTCGAGGTCAATCCGACCGTGCTGTTCCACTACGGGATCGGACTGGAAAACATCCGCGCCGCGCTCGCGTCGGCCAATGCAAACAGCCCGAAAGGTGCGATCGAGGCCGGCCACCGACACTTGCAGCTGTACACGAACGACCAGGCGCGGCGCGCTGATCAATACCGTGACCTGGTGATTGCTTACCGCAACGGCTCCGCGGTGCGGCTTTCCGACGTCGCGCAGGTCGTCGATTCGGTCGAAGACCTGCGCACCATGGGCATGATGAACGGCGAACGCGCGGTGCTCGTGATCCTGTACCGGCAGCCTGGCGCCAATATCATCGAGACAGTCGACCGCGTCAAAGCGAGGCTGCCCCAGCTACGCGCGGCGCTGCCCGCGGCGATCGATGTGACGCCGACCGCCGACCGCACGATGACGATCCGTGCTTCACTGCGGGACACCGAGCGCACGTTGTTGATCGCGGTGATCCTGGTGGTGATGGTCGTGTTCCTGTTCTTGCGCAACTGGCGTGCGACGCTGATTCCCAGCGTTGCGGTGCCCGTGTCGATCATCGGTACGTTTGCCGGCATGTACCTGCTCGACTATTCGATCGACAACTTGTCGCTGATGGCGCTGACGATAGCCACCGGCTTCGTCGTCGACGATGCGATCGTCGTGCTCGAGAACGTCTCGCGGCACATCGAGGCCGGCATGCCGCGCATGCGCGCAGCCATCGTGGGCGCGCGCGAAGTCGGCTTCACGGTATTGTCGATCAGCGTATCGCTGGTCGCGGTGTTCCTGCCGATCTTGTTGATGGGCGGCATCGTCGGTCGTCTGTTTCGTGAGTTTGCTGTCACGCTGTCGCTGGCGATCTTCGTGTCGCTGCTCGTGTCGCTGACGCTCACGCCGATGATGTGCTCCAAACTACTCGCGCCAACCACCCGCCCCCGCGGCGAAGGCCGGCTCGCACGCTGGCTCGAAGCCGGCTTCGCGCGCCTGCAGCGCGGCTACGAGTGCTCGCTCGGCTGGGCGCTGGATCATGCGTTGCTGGTGCTGGCCGTGCTGGTCGCCACCATTGGCTTGAACGTGTACCTGTACACGATTGTGCCGAAGGGCTTCTTTCCGCAACAGGACACCGGCCGACTCGTCGGCGGAATCCAGGCGGACCAGAGCACGTCGTTCCAGTCGATGCAGGTGAAGTTCTCGCAGATGATGGACATCGTCAAGCGCAACCCGGCTGTGGACTCCACCGTCGGCTTTACCGGCGGACGTCAGACCAACGCGGGTTTCATGTTCATCTCGCTGAAGCCGCTCGCCGAGCGCGGCGTGTCCGCGGACCAGGTCATCGAGCAACTGCGCGCGCCGCTGGCCGAGGTCGCGGGCGCTAGAACGTTCCTGCAAGCGGTGCAGGATATCCACGTGGGCGGAAGACAATCGAACGCGCAGTATCAATTCACGCTGCTCGGCGATTCGACCGCGGAACTGTACAAATGGGCGGCGATCCTAACCGAGGCGCTGCAAAAGCGGCCCGAGCTTGCCGATGTGAATTCGAACCAGCAGCAAGGCGGCCTGGAGGCAAATGTGATCATCGATCGGCCGAGCGCTGCACGCTACGGCATCACGCCTTCGCAGATTGACAATACGCTGTATGACGCCTTCGGCCAGCGGCAGGTGTCGACGATCTACAATGCGCTGAACCAGTATCACGTCGTGATGGAAGTAGCGCCCCGCTATTGGCAGAGCCCCGAGATCCTGAAGGACATCTTTATTAGCCAATCTGCCGGCAGCGCATCGGGCACCGCGAGCACCAACGCGACGGCCGGGACCGTTACCAGCGCGTTGGACGCGACGAAGACGGCCGGCACGACGGCGGCCAATGCCGCCAGCCGTGCAGCGAGCGTCGCGCTCGATTCAGCGCGCAATCAGGCGATTAATTCGATCGCCTCCAGCGGCAAGTCCAGCTCATCGTCCGGCGCCGCGGTATCCACCGCCAAGGAAACGATGATCCCGTTGTCAGCCATCGCGCGCTTCGGCCCAGGCAATACGCCGCTAGCGGTCAGCCACCAGAACCAATTCGTTGCGACGACGATCTCATTCAATCTGCCGGTGGGAAAATCACTGTCGGATGCGACCGCCGCAATCTACCAGACCATGGCCGACATCGGCATGCCCGGCACCCTTCACGGCAGTTTCTCTGGCACGGCGCAGGCGTTCCAGCAAGCGTTGTCGAACCAGTTGCTATTGATTCTCGCGGCGCTCGCCGCGGTCTACATCGTGCTGGGCATTCTGTACGAGAGCTATATCCATCCGCTGACGATCCTGTCCACGTTGCCGTCGGCCGGCGTCGGCGCGCTACTGGCGTTGCTGCTGTTCGATACCGAGTTCAGCCTCATTGCGCTGATCGGCGTGATCCTGCTAATTGGCATCGTCAAGAAGAATGCAATCATGATGGTGGACTTCGCGATTGACGCCGCGCGCACCGGCCTGGGCTCGCGCGAGGCGATCCGCCAAGCCTGCCTGCTGCGCTTTAGGCCGATCATGATGACCACCTGCGCCGCGCTACTCGGCGCGTTGCCGCTTGCCTTCGGCCACGGCGAAGGACACGAGATGCGCGCGCCGCTGGGCATCTCGATCGTCGGCGGATTGATTGTCAGTCAGTTGCTGACGCTTTATACCACGCCGGTGGTTTACCTCTACATGGACCGGCTTCGTACCTGGTGGGCAGCGCGACATGGCGGCGAGCATGTCCCGCCGCACCACGCGTTCGGCAAGGGCGAGTAA